A single genomic interval of Rosistilla ulvae harbors:
- a CDS encoding M24 family metallopeptidase gives MPTRIEKLRDLLAQQSVDCLLVTGETDVRYLSGFTGDSSYLLISGSRAAILSDRRYETQIEQECGDLEAFVRGPERTMTQLVGQAVEDFSVKTVGLDANDISWGLAEGFRSVLANQTLVPANGLVPQLRQIKEASEIETIREAVRIAERTFLAIRATLRHGQTELEIAHNVEHWIRHFGGEGCGFATIAAIGPNAALPHAQPGQRRIGDDPALLLDWGAKYKGYTSDLTRMTAIGAPSAEMAEIYPVVLEAQMAAISAIGPGVALKTVDAAARDVIADAGFGDYFSHGLGHGIGLQVHESPRISAITEGELQTGMIVTVEPGIYLPGKLGVRIEDDVLVTENGYEVLSSLPKGLDDCTVIL, from the coding sequence ATGCCCACACGAATTGAAAAACTGCGAGATTTGCTAGCCCAGCAATCTGTCGATTGTCTGCTGGTGACCGGCGAAACCGATGTCCGCTATTTGTCCGGCTTCACCGGCGATAGCAGCTATCTTTTGATCTCCGGATCGCGAGCGGCGATCCTCAGCGACCGGCGTTACGAGACGCAGATCGAACAAGAGTGTGGCGACCTGGAAGCGTTTGTCCGCGGTCCCGAGCGGACGATGACCCAATTGGTTGGCCAAGCGGTCGAGGACTTCTCTGTCAAAACGGTCGGCTTGGACGCAAATGATATCAGTTGGGGATTGGCGGAAGGCTTTCGATCGGTCCTGGCGAATCAGACCTTGGTCCCAGCCAACGGGCTCGTGCCGCAATTGCGTCAAATTAAAGAAGCGTCGGAAATCGAGACGATTCGCGAAGCGGTGCGGATTGCGGAGCGAACGTTTTTGGCGATCCGAGCGACGTTGCGGCACGGACAAACCGAACTCGAAATCGCTCATAACGTCGAACACTGGATCCGTCACTTTGGCGGCGAAGGTTGCGGCTTTGCTACCATTGCGGCGATTGGACCCAATGCCGCCCTGCCGCATGCCCAGCCAGGCCAGCGACGGATCGGCGACGATCCCGCGCTACTGCTCGATTGGGGAGCCAAATATAAAGGGTATACGAGCGATTTGACACGGATGACGGCGATTGGTGCCCCGTCGGCCGAAATGGCGGAAATTTATCCTGTCGTTTTGGAGGCTCAAATGGCAGCAATTTCGGCGATTGGCCCTGGCGTTGCCTTGAAAACTGTCGACGCCGCAGCGCGCGACGTGATCGCTGACGCCGGATTTGGGGATTACTTCAGCCACGGTTTGGGGCATGGAATCGGTTTGCAAGTCCATGAATCGCCCCGAATTTCGGCAATCACTGAAGGGGAGCTGCAAACGGGGATGATCGTCACCGTCGAACCGGGGATCTACCTACCCGGGAAACTGGGGGTGCGGATCGAAGATGATGTCTTGGTGACCGAAAATGGCTACGAAGTCTTATCGAGTTTGCCAAAGGGTCTCGATGATTGCACGGTAATCCTGTAA
- the accB gene encoding acetyl-CoA carboxylase biotin carboxyl carrier protein, with protein MSGDVFDIEQIRKLVELMEEHNLAEVDLKQDEKQIKLCRGGVAAAPAPMMMQAPVAAAAPAPVAAAETDGANIAIIKAPMVGTFYARPNPESPTFVNVGDSINAETTICIVEAMKVFNEIPAEISGKVVAVLAKDGEAVDFGKPLFKIDTSA; from the coding sequence ATGTCAGGCGACGTTTTTGATATCGAACAGATCCGCAAGCTCGTCGAGCTGATGGAAGAGCACAACCTTGCCGAAGTTGATTTGAAGCAGGACGAGAAACAAATCAAACTTTGTCGTGGCGGAGTCGCTGCAGCCCCCGCTCCGATGATGATGCAAGCGCCGGTCGCTGCGGCAGCGCCGGCACCGGTTGCCGCTGCGGAGACCGATGGCGCGAACATCGCGATCATCAAGGCTCCGATGGTCGGCACGTTCTACGCGCGTCCAAATCCTGAATCCCCCACGTTTGTTAACGTAGGTGACTCGATCAACGCTGAGACAACTATTTGTATCGTCGAAGCGATGAAAGTCTTCAACGAAATCCCAGCGGAGATCTCGGGCAAAGTCGTTGCTGTGTTGGCCAAAGATGGCGAAGCTGTCGATTTTGGCAAACCATTGTTCAAAATCGACACCTCGGCGTAA